In Telopea speciosissima isolate NSW1024214 ecotype Mountain lineage chromosome 10, Tspe_v1, whole genome shotgun sequence, the DNA window AAACTTCCTTTACACGTGGCTTGGGAATCATTTTTCAATCTCATGTCACCCAACTACTTGGAAAGCATACAGATTTGGATCAATTTACTCAATTTGATGTTCAATTTGCTTTAATAGTGAAACAGCTGAGTGTATTTTCTTGTTGGTGtgatgattttgcagattgcCCAGAAGACTGCCAAGAATGTTTACATCAAGAAATCTGGGAAAATAGATCGATGTACAGTGATTAGCCAGAATGTAGATCCTGATACTCCGGCACTGCAGACTGCTGGGGTGGATTTCCATGCATTTTGGAATATGCAGGATGACCTTAATATCGAGAATTTAGTTTCCAATGACATACACGCTGTGCTGAAGACATATGGAGTAGAGGCTGCCAGGGCAACCATCATAAATGAGGTGAAAGGTGTATTTGGGTCCTATGGAATATCTGTCAATATCCGGCATCTGATCCTCATTGCTGATTTCATGACCCATTCTGGTCGTTACCGCCCAATGAGCAGACATGGCATAGTTGAATCTGTATCTCCCCTCAGCAAGATGACATTCGAGACAGCATCTAAGTTCATTGTCGATGCTGCTTATCATGGTGAGATGGATGACTTGGAGGCTCCATCTGCAAGAATCTGCCTCGGGCTGCCAGTGAAGATGGGCACTGGCTGTTTTGACTTGATGCAGAAGCTCGAAGTGTAGCGATGACAGCAGTTCAGTTCAGGTTTCTCCTCTCACTTTCTGCAAACCGTCTCAAAACCATGTCCAACAACACCATGAACTTGTGGAAGCCATCTACCTATTTGACAATACAACCAAGGTCTGGAAAGCCTTTGGAGTTCCAATTTATCTCAATGAAGGTAGGTCTCGTGCCCCATATTCCATGGATGAGGGATGTATATAAAAAATTTTGCCGCCATTTTCTGTTTGTTGTTTTCTTACCATGAGAGCTTCTGAGTAGTGCAACTAGTTTTTAGTTCTAAAGCCGGATtctgatttattttattttattttattttattctatttatcCCTTTACAAAATGGAATTGAAactattgtttttgtttttcattttcttctctctgcGTACAAATTGGTCCTGCCAAGTTGTTAATTTACCAAATCAGTCCTTCGGgtggcctctttttctttttatctttttcgatatttttaattttgggaAATTTAAGTTTACCACCCACCCCTGTGGTTTTAAAGTATTATGTCTACCACCCCTGAAATTTGATGTATTTCAAAAGCATCCCCTATATTTTGAAATAATCTTACAACCGTATCCTACCGTTAGAttagaacagttaagtgatgatgtcctCACCCAAATTTAACAAAAATGCCCATAATACCTTAATAGCAATTCATTCCATATTTACCTCCATTTGGGATGaagtaaaattatatttttaccccCACTAGAGAGGAAACTTCATTTTGCCACaagtgaagaaaacaaaaacttgGGGAAGAAAATGGAAATCTCCATTGCTGCAATCTCCATCGCCGAAGTAGAAAATCACCATCACCGAGCACTGCCATCGCAATTCCCCTTGATTCCTTTTGATTTTTAACCTGTGGCAAAACCACTAGAGCTCTTTCCTGCAagccattttctctctctctaaacaacaacaaaattggggatttctttttaatttggGTTCCTTGCATTCGATGCCGTCGAGAAGGCCAAGGTCAATTCTGGGCACACGGGtttgcctatgggctgcgcgtGCTCCCATGTGTAATATTTTGTACGATGAAGTGATGAGATGAAATGCAACCCTAAAAATTGCAAATGGTTCAACCGTGACCGCTTCGTTCTCTCTGCTGGACATGGTTGGTTGCATGTTACAACATGCTCTGCTTCATCTTGCTGGATTCGACAGTGTAAAGGTGTCTTTCgattttttgtttattgttttttggGCTGCAGATGCATTTTGTTTGCTTCTTTTTGGTGAATCCTGAAAGCTCTTTCCTTTTATTCGATTCATTGGTTATTTTGGATCTTTGCTTTTAGATTTTGGTATTAacctcatatttttttatagaTCTTTAAttaatcttatttttatatttaatgttGGAATCAATCGCTCCTTGCATCTGTGACAGAAATGAATTCTATGACAAATTGCCCATGAAATGGAGGAGATTTTGCTAGACTCTGGGGAGTCTCCTGGGGCTAAGTTCAGCATGGGAAATAGGGCATCTGTAACAAACAACTgctagctcggttggttggtggcattgcaagttggtgcatgccccccaggtcaagggatcgattaTCCTAGATTGCATACTGTGCCAAAAAAAGGCACctttctccccctcctccctgaatttttttcctatgcggttccctgaccggtgcggttccctagtgcctctcacaagaggagggtggaccccacccggggcacctgagaggaactagggaaccgcaccggtcagggaaccgtagacgataacgattccctccccccccccccactagttgtagattgtgggtttgtcttagccttccccttagcttgtagttggcctatgggccATTGAGTAGGACagaccccaaaaaaataggGCATCTGTATCACATCCACCTAAGCCTTTTAGAGATGGCAGCTCAACTGCTTCTACATCTGGTACTAATGATGAATACCCAGAAGTTCAGCAACCTCTGAAAATTGATGTTATTGAAGTTGTAGGTGCAAatcaaaagaaaggagaggTCTCACTGGCCTTAATATtgacaataaaagaagaagaagccttaaTATTGACAataagaagaagcagaagaagagagTTAGCACTCGGGTGGATTGAGTTAAATAAGAACAAATATGAAAGGGCAAAGTTGTCTTTCTATATTAAAACTAACAGAGTTAATTCAGGGGTACAGATGTAATTAGAAGAAGAGAGTTAGCACTCGGGTGGATTGAGTTAAATAAGAACAAATATGAAAGGGCAAAGTTGTCTCTCTATATTAAAACTAACAGAGTTAATTCAGGGGTACAGATGTAATTAGGAATTTTTAGGGGTGGTAGATGTaatattttgaaaccatagGGGTTGTAAACATAAATTTCCCTTCTATTTTATATGTACCCAAAGATCTTTGGAAATGTGAATCCTAACCTTTGTTTAGAGAAATTATGCCCACATATCCCAAGTTGACCAGGATTGAGAAAAAGTTTCACGTGGTTTTAAAATCTTACAATTATAACACCTATACccacggatctttatcccctccggTTCCCTCCCCGGCCCAGTTCTCCAGTCCCCTAATAaggggggcacaatgaccaccatgcCCTTCCCCAAACACCCTGCCTGGGTGGGATCTACCTCccacccccttattagagg includes these proteins:
- the LOC122644262 gene encoding DNA-directed RNA polymerase I subunit 1-like; this translates as MERMPVQNEEEKTLTAFHVKAKGLDVEVHFRFTNEPHILLAQIAQKTAKNVYIKKSGKIDRCTVISQNVDPDTPALQTAGVDFHAFWNMQDDLNIENLVSNDIHAVLKTYGVEAARATIINEVKGVFGSYGISVNIRHLILIADFMTHSGRYRPMSRHGIVESVSPLSKMTFETASKFIVDAAYHGEMDDLEAPSARICLGLPVKMGTGCFDLMQKLEV